The following proteins are co-located in the Rheinheimera salexigens genome:
- the rimM gene encoding ribosome maturation factor RimM (Essential for efficient processing of 16S rRNA) → MEKKDLVVLGKFGAVYGINGWLKVNACTDVPEGIFDYIPWQVNVQGSWQPVQVSSWKRHSNGLIAKLDGISDRDLAQRYVNADIAVASSLLPSLGEGDYYWKDLMGLAVVNEAGYHLGEVSDMMETGSNDVIVVKANRTDAFGKKERLLPFLTDTVVKSVNLTEGRIVVDWDPAF, encoded by the coding sequence GTGGAAAAGAAAGATTTAGTGGTTCTTGGCAAATTTGGTGCAGTTTACGGTATCAATGGCTGGCTTAAAGTTAACGCTTGCACCGACGTCCCGGAAGGGATTTTTGATTACATTCCTTGGCAAGTAAACGTGCAAGGTAGCTGGCAACCAGTGCAGGTGTCTAGCTGGAAGCGCCATAGTAATGGCCTGATAGCAAAACTTGATGGTATTAGTGATCGTGATCTAGCTCAGCGTTATGTTAATGCTGATATTGCTGTAGCAAGCTCGTTGTTGCCTTCGCTTGGCGAAGGGGATTATTACTGGAAAGACCTTATGGGTTTGGCCGTAGTGAACGAAGCAGGCTATCACTTAGGTGAAGTGAGCGACATGATGGAGACCGGTTCTAACGACGTTATCGTGGTTAAAGCCAACCGTACCGATGCATTTGGTAAGAAAGAAAGGTTATTACCGTTTTTAACCGACACAGTGGTAAAAAGCGTTAACTTAACTGAAGGTCGCATTGTTGTAGACTGGGATCCTGCGTTTTAA
- the trmD gene encoding tRNA (guanosine(37)-N1)-methyltransferase TrmD, which yields MAEGVTGCKDARWIGVISLFPEMFNAITQFGVTGRAVKQGLIDVQCWNPRDFTTDKHRTVDDRPYGGGPGMLMMVQPLTDAIRAAKQAATGKVHTIYLSPQGRKLDQQGVAELATHSKLLLVAGRYEGIDERVIASEIDEEWSVGDYVLSGGELPAMTLIDAVSRLVPGVLGHQQSAEQDSFASGLLDCPHYTRPEVLSDKQVPSVLLSGNHENIRRWRLQQALGRTWLRRPDMLNLLALTEEQRRLLADFKKHHQQECQTGQQEDS from the coding sequence ATGGCAGAAGGCGTTACTGGTTGTAAAGATGCTCGCTGGATAGGAGTTATCTCTTTATTTCCGGAAATGTTTAACGCTATAACGCAATTTGGGGTCACTGGCCGTGCTGTAAAACAAGGCTTAATTGACGTGCAGTGCTGGAACCCGCGTGATTTCACAACGGACAAGCACCGAACGGTTGATGACAGACCTTATGGTGGCGGCCCTGGTATGCTAATGATGGTGCAGCCGTTGACCGACGCAATTCGCGCCGCAAAACAGGCAGCAACAGGAAAGGTACACACGATTTATTTATCGCCGCAAGGTAGAAAATTAGATCAACAAGGTGTAGCAGAACTGGCGACACATTCTAAGTTACTTTTAGTAGCTGGCCGGTATGAAGGGATTGATGAGCGCGTAATAGCAAGCGAAATTGACGAAGAATGGTCGGTGGGTGATTACGTGTTAAGTGGTGGAGAGTTGCCAGCGATGACGCTAATTGATGCGGTATCGCGTTTAGTACCAGGTGTACTTGGGCATCAACAGTCGGCAGAACAAGATTCTTTTGCATCGGGTTTGCTGGATTGTCCGCACTATACAAGACCTGAAGTGTTATCAGACAAACAGGTTCCGTCAGTATTACTGAGCGGTAACCATGAAAATATACGACGCTGGCGTTTGCAGCAGGCTCTTGGTAGAACCTGGCTAAGACGACCAGATATGTTAAATCTCCTGGCTCTGACTGAGGAGCAACGTCGGTTACTGGCTGATTTTAAAAAACATCATCAGCAAGAGTGCCAGACGGGGCAGCAAGAAGACAGTTAA
- the rplS gene encoding 50S ribosomal protein L19 encodes MSKVSQNIIKQLEDEQLKTDVPAFAPGDTVIVQVKVTEGEKSRLQAYEGVVIAKRNRGLHSAFTVRKISNGEGVERVFQTHSPLVDSITVKRRGAVRRAKLYYLRDRSGKSARIREKLN; translated from the coding sequence ATGAGCAAAGTTAGCCAAAACATTATCAAACAACTTGAAGACGAGCAGTTAAAAACTGACGTTCCTGCGTTCGCGCCGGGCGACACTGTAATCGTTCAAGTAAAAGTAACTGAAGGTGAAAAATCACGTTTACAGGCTTACGAAGGCGTTGTTATCGCTAAGCGTAACCGTGGTTTACATTCTGCTTTCACAGTACGTAAAATCTCTAATGGCGAAGGTGTTGAGCGTGTTTTCCAAACGCACAGCCCATTGGTAGACAGTATTACGGTTAAGCGCCGTGGTGCAGTTCGCCGTGCTAAGCTTTACTACTTACGCGATCGTTCAGGTAAATCAGCGCGTATCCGCGAAAAGCTTAACTAA
- a CDS encoding 3-deoxy-7-phosphoheptulonate synthase, with protein sequence MSKIVDDLRIVAQKPLSSPAVLKKVLPLSEQGALFVQQARADIANIVHGKDKRLLVVTGPCSIHDPVAAIEYAQKLKKLQLEYADSLYIVMRVYFEKPRTTVGWKGFINDPHLDDSFDLETGLTWGRDLLLKMVEMELPTATEALDPISPQYLSDLISWSAIGARTVESQTHREMASGLSMPVGFKNGTDGNLSIALNALQSAASGHSFFGINQNGEVSLVQTAGNPDGHIILRGGVKPNYDTQSVNAALAALQKLNLPNGIVVDCSHGNSNKDHNRQGEVAHDVLSQRLAGNEAIIGIMLESHLHAGRQELINGKAEHYGVSVTDACIDWPTTEVLLMSLYQKMQSLVAAA encoded by the coding sequence ATGAGTAAGATTGTTGATGATTTGCGCATTGTGGCGCAAAAACCGTTAAGTTCGCCTGCAGTGTTAAAAAAAGTATTACCTTTATCAGAGCAAGGTGCACTATTTGTGCAGCAAGCACGGGCTGATATTGCCAATATTGTTCACGGCAAAGATAAGCGCTTATTAGTGGTAACCGGGCCCTGCTCTATTCACGACCCTGTAGCAGCTATTGAATATGCCCAGAAGCTTAAAAAGTTACAGTTGGAATATGCCGATAGCTTATACATAGTAATGCGGGTGTATTTTGAAAAGCCTCGCACCACGGTGGGCTGGAAAGGGTTTATTAATGATCCGCATTTAGATGATTCATTTGATTTAGAAACCGGCTTAACTTGGGGCCGTGACTTATTATTAAAAATGGTTGAAATGGAGTTACCCACCGCAACTGAGGCTTTAGATCCTATTAGCCCACAGTACTTGTCTGATTTGATTAGCTGGTCGGCAATAGGCGCGCGTACGGTTGAATCACAAACTCACCGTGAAATGGCCAGTGGTTTATCGATGCCAGTTGGCTTTAAAAATGGCACCGATGGTAATTTAAGTATCGCTTTAAATGCGTTGCAGTCGGCTGCCAGTGGTCATAGCTTTTTTGGTATCAATCAAAATGGTGAAGTCAGCTTAGTGCAAACAGCAGGTAACCCAGATGGTCATATTATTCTACGTGGTGGTGTGAAGCCGAATTACGACACGCAAAGTGTTAATGCCGCTTTAGCTGCCTTACAAAAGCTTAACTTACCCAATGGTATAGTAGTGGATTGCAGCCATGGTAACTCGAATAAAGATCATAATCGTCAAGGTGAAGTGGCACATGATGTGTTATCGCAACGCTTAGCCGGGAATGAGGCCATTATTGGTATTATGCTAGAAAGCCACTTACACGCTGGTCGCCAAGAGTTAATTAATGGCAAAGCTGAGCACTATGGTGTGTCGGTAACGGATGCTTGTATTGACTGGCCTACGACTGAAGTGTTACTGATGAGTCTGTACCAGAAAATGCAATCATTGGTGGCGGCAGCTTAA
- the tyrA gene encoding bifunctional chorismate mutase/prephenate dehydrogenase → MTQQKAQQALSPLRQQIDAIDSQLVALLAKRAQVTAQVGIVKQEFALPVYVPEREQALITARREQATALGVSPELVEDILRRMMRESYQTQESGFVCCGEVGAKVVIVGGDGALGQRFASLFTRSGYVVNTLGPDDWQDAEAICANAALVLMAVPITLTEQLIHKLPVLAKHCVLADITSVKAKPLAAMLAQHSGPVVGLHPMFGPDVTNLVKQVVVVCHGRDQAQYQWLLTQLNVWGAELAEKSADEHDHAMQLIQAMRHFSSLVYGVHLADEQADLAQLLQLSSPIYRLELAMVGRLFAQNAELYADIMLSSSAMTQVLQRYQQRFCQLLQLLESQDKAGLMAQFGKGQQFFGDLAEQFLQESKHLLQKAADSR, encoded by the coding sequence ATGACCCAACAAAAAGCACAGCAAGCGCTTAGCCCGTTAAGACAGCAAATTGATGCCATTGATAGTCAATTAGTGGCTTTGTTAGCTAAACGGGCGCAAGTGACGGCGCAAGTAGGCATTGTAAAGCAAGAATTTGCGCTGCCGGTATATGTGCCAGAGCGTGAACAAGCTTTAATAACTGCAAGGCGTGAGCAAGCTACGGCATTAGGGGTGTCGCCTGAGTTAGTGGAGGATATATTGCGCCGAATGATGCGTGAGTCTTATCAAACTCAAGAAAGTGGTTTTGTGTGTTGTGGTGAAGTTGGCGCTAAAGTGGTGATTGTCGGTGGAGATGGCGCGCTAGGTCAACGCTTTGCGAGTTTGTTTACTCGTTCAGGTTATGTGGTTAACACGTTAGGGCCAGATGATTGGCAAGATGCTGAAGCCATCTGTGCAAATGCCGCTTTAGTACTAATGGCAGTACCCATTACATTAACTGAGCAATTGATCCATAAACTGCCAGTTTTAGCCAAACATTGTGTGTTGGCCGATATTACCAGCGTTAAAGCTAAGCCGCTAGCAGCCATGTTAGCACAGCACTCTGGCCCCGTAGTGGGTTTACACCCCATGTTTGGCCCAGATGTAACCAACCTTGTGAAGCAAGTGGTGGTGGTGTGTCATGGCCGCGACCAAGCGCAATATCAATGGTTATTAACCCAGCTTAATGTCTGGGGTGCTGAGCTCGCCGAAAAGAGTGCCGACGAGCATGATCATGCCATGCAATTAATTCAAGCCATGCGCCATTTTTCATCCTTAGTTTATGGCGTACATTTAGCCGACGAGCAAGCCGATTTAGCCCAGTTATTGCAACTAAGCTCACCCATTTATCGCTTAGAACTGGCGATGGTAGGCAGATTATTCGCCCAAAATGCTGAGCTTTATGCTGATATCATGTTGTCATCCAGCGCCATGACACAAGTGCTACAACGTTATCAGCAGCGTTTCTGCCAGTTGTTACAGCTGTTAGAAAGCCAAGATAAAGCCGGTTTAATGGCCCAATTTGGTAAAGGCCAACAATTTTTCGGCGATCTGGCCGAGCAATTCCTGCAAGAAAGCAAACACTTACTGCAAAAAGCCGCCGACAGCCGCTAA
- a CDS encoding transposase, with protein sequence MRRLEDALQCYQVQLHAFVLMTNHVHLLMTPQDSEGISRVLQSVGRDYVRYFNNTYQRSGTLWEGRHKASLIDSERYFMLCMRYIELNPVRARMVKLPEEYHWSSFQQHGVGNDIASLTPHPLYLGLADNAQNRCSAYRALFTQHLTAEEIDKVRRCVRHNYPLADARFRAELEQRLGCEFGQLGPGRPLTIN encoded by the coding sequence ATGCGCCGGCTAGAAGATGCCCTGCAGTGCTATCAGGTGCAGCTACATGCGTTTGTATTAATGACTAATCATGTCCATTTATTAATGACGCCTCAAGATAGCGAAGGTATTTCCCGGGTGTTGCAAAGCGTTGGTCGTGATTACGTGCGCTATTTCAATAATACTTATCAACGCTCGGGCACGTTATGGGAAGGGCGACATAAAGCCAGCTTAATTGATTCTGAGCGTTATTTTATGTTGTGCATGCGATATATAGAGCTGAACCCAGTAAGAGCAAGAATGGTGAAATTGCCTGAGGAATACCATTGGTCTAGTTTTCAGCAACATGGTGTCGGTAACGATATTGCTAGCTTGACGCCGCATCCGTTGTATTTGGGATTAGCTGATAATGCTCAAAATCGTTGTAGTGCCTATCGAGCATTATTTACGCAGCACTTAACGGCTGAGGAGATTGACAAGGTACGTCGATGTGTCAGGCATAATTACCCTTTAGCTGATGCGCGTTTTAGAGCTGAGCTAGAGCAACGTTTGGGTTGCGAGTTTGGGCAATTAGGGCCGGGCAGACCGTTAACAATTAATTAA
- a CDS encoding LOG family protein, giving the protein MTDKEKLYGRHLTSAQQSIDTINAINTLEDSSAYRLAFADTDFLTQDSLRHIRLQLEYLKPQQVLEQHNINATIVVFGSARFLSPEKAELLLENAQQALAEIDNSQNQKAVKYAQAQVKSSQYYTASQRFSYLVTEHSCKHQDCALTIISGGGPGIMEAANRGAMEAGGESIGLNIVLPREQQPNQYITPKFCFQFHYFAIRKMHFLQRARALVAFPGGFGTLDELFETLALIQTKKSTRVPVILFNKAFWQKLINFDLLVEEGVINAEDLDLIQYADTPEHAWQLIKEHYNL; this is encoded by the coding sequence ATGACTGATAAAGAAAAACTTTATGGCCGCCATTTAACGTCAGCCCAGCAGTCTATCGACACCATAAACGCTATTAACACCTTAGAAGACTCAAGCGCCTATCGTCTAGCCTTCGCTGATACTGATTTTTTAACGCAAGATAGTTTGCGTCATATTCGGCTGCAATTAGAATACCTAAAACCCCAACAAGTATTAGAGCAGCACAACATAAACGCCACTATCGTCGTGTTTGGTAGCGCCCGCTTTTTATCTCCAGAAAAAGCCGAGCTATTATTAGAAAATGCGCAACAAGCCTTAGCCGAAATTGATAACAGCCAAAATCAAAAAGCAGTTAAATATGCTCAAGCTCAAGTTAAATCAAGCCAGTATTATACTGCATCGCAGCGCTTTTCTTATTTAGTCACCGAGCACAGCTGTAAACATCAAGACTGTGCCCTCACCATCATCAGCGGCGGCGGCCCAGGCATTATGGAAGCAGCCAATCGAGGCGCTATGGAAGCCGGAGGCGAAAGCATTGGTTTAAATATTGTACTCCCGCGTGAACAACAACCTAACCAATACATCACCCCCAAGTTTTGTTTTCAGTTTCATTACTTCGCCATCCGTAAAATGCACTTTTTACAACGCGCCCGCGCACTCGTCGCCTTCCCAGGTGGCTTTGGCACCCTAGACGAACTATTTGAAACCTTAGCCTTAATTCAAACTAAAAAATCCACCCGCGTCCCGGTGATCTTATTCAACAAAGCTTTTTGGCAAAAGCTAATCAACTTCGATCTTTTAGTAGAAGAAGGCGTCATCAACGCCGAAGACTTAGATCTAATCCAATACGCCGACACCCCAGAACACGCATGGCAACTGATCAAAGAACACTACAACCTCTAA
- a CDS encoding chorismate mutase, whose protein sequence is MQLDQIRTEISDTDQQLLALLAKRRQLALAVANAKLAQNKPIRDQKREQELLISLIEHGKTLNIDAQYVTRLYHVIIEDSVLQQQAKIQGQLNNLDRDIVRVAFLGGQGSYSYWAAQKYFTRRAEQLIELGCDSFHDIVHSVETGHADYAVLPIENTSSGSINEVYDLLQHTRLSIVGELTHPIAHCLLGLEDTDLSKIRQVCAHPQVIAQCSQFLQGLANVKVEYCDSTSDAFSRVKQLQDPSVVAIGGEAGGDLYGLQVLTRELANQKDNVSRFIVVARKPVQVAKAIPAKTTFIMYTGQQPGALVDALLVLKQHGISMAKLESRPINGNPWEEMFYVDVFANLNDYAMTRALEELNKITRFIKVLGCYASEDIEPTQVIA, encoded by the coding sequence ATGCAATTAGACCAAATACGCACGGAGATTAGCGATACCGATCAGCAGTTATTAGCATTACTGGCTAAACGTCGACAACTGGCACTGGCAGTAGCAAACGCAAAGTTAGCGCAAAATAAACCGATTAGAGATCAAAAACGCGAGCAAGAATTATTAATATCCCTAATTGAGCACGGTAAAACCTTAAACATTGATGCCCAATATGTTACGCGTTTATATCACGTAATTATTGAAGACTCAGTGCTGCAACAACAGGCTAAAATTCAAGGCCAATTAAATAACTTAGATAGAGATATTGTCCGTGTAGCATTCTTAGGCGGTCAAGGCTCTTATAGCTACTGGGCAGCACAAAAGTACTTCACCCGTCGCGCCGAGCAATTGATTGAACTAGGCTGCGATAGCTTCCACGATATTGTCCATTCGGTAGAAACCGGCCATGCCGACTATGCCGTATTACCGATTGAGAACACTTCATCGGGTTCAATCAACGAAGTATACGACTTATTACAACACACTCGGTTATCCATCGTTGGCGAGTTAACCCACCCTATCGCCCACTGCTTATTAGGCTTAGAAGATACCGATTTATCTAAAATTCGCCAAGTGTGTGCTCACCCGCAAGTTATTGCCCAGTGCAGCCAATTCTTACAAGGCTTAGCCAATGTAAAAGTGGAATATTGCGACAGCACATCCGATGCTTTTAGCCGAGTAAAACAACTGCAAGATCCAAGCGTAGTGGCTATTGGTGGTGAAGCCGGTGGCGATTTATACGGTTTACAAGTACTAACCCGTGAATTAGCTAATCAAAAAGACAACGTCAGCCGCTTTATAGTGGTGGCTCGCAAACCCGTACAAGTGGCCAAAGCCATACCAGCAAAAACCACCTTTATCATGTACACTGGCCAGCAACCTGGTGCATTAGTTGATGCGCTGCTAGTTTTAAAACAACACGGCATCAGCATGGCCAAATTAGAATCGCGACCAATAAACGGCAACCCGTGGGAAGAAATGTTTTATGTGGACGTGTTCGCCAATTTAAACGACTACGCCATGACCCGTGCATTAGAAGAATTAAACAAAATTACCCGTTTTATAAAAGTACTCGGCTGTTATGCCAGTGAAGATATCGAGCCAACCCAAGTTATTGCTTAA
- a CDS encoding penicillin acylase family protein: MNWWKWLFSSLIILIAVVAIVASATIYSALYISLPAYDTKLAADVSATVRVDRDNLGYLSIHAANRQDASYALGFAHAQERFFQMDLLRRNAAGELAGLFGSRAVAADKALRQHRFRHHAEQALQQLTQQQNQLLQGYTNGVNAGLNALTLPPFEYWILRQQPQPWQATDSFLVIYSMYLDLQGKLGRDEYAMTVLKNSIDSDWYHFLQQHSQHWQAAIDASIIPAVLMPRSAYPSVLTQQLNACVQCDVKDATDIGSNNFAVSGTLTHHGSAILADDMHLGLRVPNTWYKAQLNWRQNNQIIQVTGLSLPGAPAIVVGSNTNIAWGFTNSTGDWHDLIKLTLSDDGKRYLSQDGWQPLQYHYETIKVAHDKDQALELASTHWGPVVYFPANHSTNPTAKNSAGNTSNSNDNQAYALRWVGYDSKAVNFNLIALETASTVQQAVNLAPNIGIPAQNLVVADAAGHIAWTIAGAIPKRSLDYDWDTAQDWSQQPDYWQGYIDATEQPAIINPSIKRLWSANARTVGADMYAKIGNGGYDLGARGQQIRDQLLDNTAFNEADLHQIQLDNNAKMLARWQQLLLSQLTAEFIEEHQLQQYQNQVSLSSDQANVNAIGYTLVKHFRQQLLQLQFAPLSALLEQQGAASRDLKFSLEPAIWQMLQQKRADTVVAPYTDWQHLMQSAILQSKQQLEQQNGSIDNSRWGLVNQAKIQHPLALAIPYFGNWLNMPNTEMNGDSHMPRVQGSTFGQSQRLVVAPGQEHLGILTMPTGQSGHPLSPFYRADHTYWLNGVTLPFLPGAKKYQLLLTPQP, encoded by the coding sequence ATGAATTGGTGGAAATGGCTGTTTAGCTCGCTAATTATTCTGATAGCCGTTGTCGCAATAGTGGCATCAGCGACAATATACTCGGCACTTTATATTAGCTTACCGGCATATGATACCAAACTTGCGGCAGATGTATCCGCAACTGTGCGGGTCGATCGGGACAATTTAGGTTATCTCAGCATCCATGCCGCTAACCGACAAGATGCTAGCTATGCTTTAGGTTTTGCACATGCTCAAGAACGTTTTTTTCAGATGGACTTATTACGCCGCAATGCTGCCGGCGAATTAGCCGGATTATTCGGTAGCCGGGCTGTCGCTGCAGATAAAGCCCTACGCCAACACCGATTTCGCCACCATGCCGAACAAGCACTACAGCAATTAACCCAACAACAAAACCAATTATTACAAGGCTATACTAATGGTGTAAATGCCGGATTAAACGCTTTAACCTTACCGCCATTTGAATATTGGATATTGCGCCAACAGCCACAGCCTTGGCAAGCAACAGACTCTTTTTTAGTGATTTACAGCATGTACCTCGATTTACAAGGCAAGCTAGGGCGTGATGAATATGCCATGACGGTGCTAAAAAACAGTATTGATAGCGACTGGTATCATTTTTTACAGCAGCACAGTCAGCATTGGCAAGCGGCAATTGATGCATCCATTATTCCCGCGGTTCTTATGCCCCGCTCCGCTTATCCTAGTGTGTTAACACAACAACTTAATGCCTGTGTGCAATGCGATGTTAAAGATGCAACCGACATAGGTAGCAATAACTTTGCTGTCTCTGGCACCTTAACCCACCATGGCAGTGCCATTTTAGCCGATGATATGCATTTAGGGCTGCGCGTGCCAAATACTTGGTATAAAGCGCAACTTAATTGGCGCCAAAACAACCAAATAATTCAAGTCACCGGTTTAAGCTTACCAGGTGCACCCGCCATAGTAGTAGGGTCTAATACCAACATTGCTTGGGGCTTTACCAATAGCACCGGCGATTGGCATGATTTAATAAAACTCACTTTAAGCGATGACGGCAAACGCTATTTAAGCCAAGACGGCTGGCAACCCCTGCAGTATCATTATGAAACCATTAAAGTCGCCCACGATAAAGATCAAGCACTTGAACTAGCCAGCACCCACTGGGGGCCGGTTGTGTACTTTCCAGCCAATCACTCTACCAATCCCACAGCCAAGAACTCTGCTGGTAACACCTCTAATAGCAACGATAACCAAGCTTATGCCTTACGTTGGGTCGGCTATGACTCTAAAGCAGTAAACTTTAATTTAATCGCCTTAGAAACCGCCAGCACCGTACAACAAGCCGTTAACTTAGCGCCCAACATTGGCATTCCAGCCCAAAACCTAGTGGTTGCTGACGCTGCAGGTCATATTGCTTGGACCATTGCCGGTGCCATTCCTAAGCGCTCGTTAGATTATGATTGGGATACCGCCCAAGACTGGAGCCAGCAGCCTGATTATTGGCAAGGTTATATCGACGCTACCGAGCAACCCGCCATTATCAACCCCAGCATTAAACGCTTATGGTCTGCTAACGCCCGTACAGTCGGTGCCGATATGTACGCTAAAATTGGTAATGGTGGCTATGACTTAGGTGCCAGAGGCCAGCAAATTCGAGATCAATTACTGGATAATACCGCCTTTAACGAAGCCGACTTACATCAAATTCAACTCGATAATAATGCCAAAATGTTAGCGCGTTGGCAGCAATTATTACTTAGTCAGCTAACAGCTGAGTTTATTGAAGAGCATCAGCTACAACAGTATCAAAACCAAGTATCACTAAGCTCAGATCAGGCCAACGTAAATGCTATAGGCTACACCTTAGTTAAACACTTTCGCCAGCAACTACTGCAATTGCAATTTGCGCCGTTATCGGCCTTATTAGAACAACAAGGTGCCGCCAGTAGAGATTTAAAATTCTCATTAGAGCCGGCCATTTGGCAAATGCTGCAACAAAAACGCGCCGATACCGTGGTCGCACCCTATACCGATTGGCAGCATTTAATGCAAAGCGCTATTTTACAAAGTAAACAACAGCTAGAACAGCAAAATGGCAGCATTGATAATAGCCGCTGGGGTTTAGTTAATCAGGCTAAGATCCAGCATCCGCTGGCTTTGGCCATACCTTACTTTGGCAACTGGCTAAATATGCCCAATACCGAAATGAATGGTGATAGCCATATGCCCCGCGTACAAGGCTCTACGTTTGGCCAATCTCAGCGCTTAGTCGTCGCGCCAGGCCAAGAGCACCTAGGTATATTAACCATGCCAACAGGGCAATCTGGCCACCCGTTATCGCCATTTTATCGCGCAGATCATACCTACTGGTTAAACGGCGTAACTTTACCGTTTTTACCCGGCGCAAAAAAATATCAGTTATTACTAACACCACAGCCTTGA
- a CDS encoding cytochrome b/b6 domain-containing protein yields MSQSKASISKTSIKTAGKIQVWDVAVRVFHWSQVLLIAGLWYTGEEGYTAEHQLLAFTLLALIISRIVWGIVGSKNAQFARFAASPMQALRYLFKPTPKVGHNPASFYMIMLLIILMLVQLITGMATFDNSYLSDGPLVKYLSADMVDLASTIHSININILLAAIAVHVIAAVWHSVAVHNVIAVMITGKDQADVKSIGDKASNKPATGFRHSGWFFLLLALLLVALYFWQGQRLMAYL; encoded by the coding sequence ATGTCACAAAGTAAAGCGTCGATATCGAAAACATCGATTAAAACAGCAGGTAAAATCCAGGTTTGGGATGTTGCGGTTCGGGTATTTCATTGGAGCCAAGTGCTGTTAATTGCTGGGCTTTGGTATACCGGTGAAGAGGGTTATACCGCAGAGCACCAATTGCTGGCCTTTACTTTATTAGCTTTGATTATTAGCCGAATTGTTTGGGGAATAGTCGGCAGTAAAAATGCTCAGTTTGCCCGTTTTGCCGCATCGCCAATGCAAGCTCTACGTTACTTATTTAAACCTACGCCTAAGGTGGGGCATAATCCTGCATCGTTTTATATGATTATGCTATTAATTATCTTAATGTTAGTGCAGTTAATTACCGGTATGGCTACTTTTGATAATAGCTATTTAAGTGATGGCCCTTTAGTAAAATATTTATCGGCTGATATGGTCGATTTAGCATCCACTATTCATAGTATTAATATCAATATTTTATTAGCGGCCATCGCGGTACATGTTATTGCTGCCGTTTGGCATAGTGTGGCTGTGCATAATGTTATTGCTGTGATGATTACCGGCAAAGACCAAGCTGATGTTAAAAGCATAGGCGATAAAGCTAGTAATAAGCCCGCTACAGGCTTTCGCCATAGTGGTTGGTTCTTTTTGTTATTGGCGTTGTTATTAGTGGCATTATATTTTTGGCAGGGGCAGCGCTTAATGGCTTATTTATAA
- a CDS encoding c-type cytochrome — MKKSLIAALVLAISSPAVIAASVFSDAKDSVEYRQAAFQLIRHNMADIGDMVKGDVTYDADRVKERATALATLTTLPWYGFSVKGGDAKAEIWDNLADFKSRGEKLASDAAVLHTASLNGDQAEIRKAFGTFARNCKACHDKYKE, encoded by the coding sequence ATGAAAAAATCGTTAATTGCTGCCTTAGTGTTAGCTATCAGTTCACCAGCTGTTATTGCTGCTAGCGTGTTTAGTGACGCTAAAGATAGCGTAGAGTACCGTCAAGCTGCATTTCAACTAATACGTCATAACATGGCAGATATTGGCGACATGGTCAAAGGTGATGTTACTTATGATGCTGATCGCGTTAAAGAAAGAGCAACAGCTTTAGCCACTCTTACCACCTTACCTTGGTATGGTTTTTCAGTAAAAGGCGGCGATGCTAAAGCAGAGATTTGGGATAATTTAGCCGATTTTAAATCACGTGGTGAAAAACTAGCCAGTGATGCTGCTGTATTGCACACCGCATCGTTAAACGGTGACCAAGCTGAAATTAGAAAAGCATTTGGTACTTTTGCTCGCAATTGCAAAGCGTGTCACGATAAATACAAAGAATAA